A DNA window from Brassica napus cultivar Da-Ae chromosome C1, Da-Ae, whole genome shotgun sequence contains the following coding sequences:
- the LOC106393501 gene encoding LOW QUALITY PROTEIN: agamous-like MADS-box protein AGL103 (The sequence of the model RefSeq protein was modified relative to this genomic sequence to represent the inferred CDS: deleted 1 base in 1 codon) — MSSSLSKTTKVSQFRPTLFQKASSLKAQASLAKRQVTVFKKAEELSILCGVEVCVICYGSDGELRTWPKDREKVKDMALRYSQLSEVKRRIKQWDLDKFLEEVNKDPKKKNKKKKVKLESSYKYSDWDPMFDNCSVEQLTELIQSLERKQTIMQDRLRAVVESQRQRSMRYLNMSNQEPTQMNHLQQQLPNQAQSLAPLPNSLTVYQYPNMDDMYSSFLGGQETGRNEFLSTNMIPYNSFNSNCVNMFQNQFNQNCSKVEDYSGFPQGTGINNMNVEDYSGALWAQGTNGLQNMDMYGYNNNSNTNGFSHQLVQFPAQRAAPACQYVDGSTQNIRPQFQYSSFVG; from the exons ATGTCTTCATCTTTGTCGAAAACCACTAAAGTTTCCCAATTTCGACCAACCCTTTTTCAGAAAGCTTCTTCTTTGAAAGCC CAAGCAAGCTTAGCTAAAAGACAAGTGACTGTCTTCAAGAAAGCTGAGGAGCTTTCAATTCTCTGCGGGGTCGAAGTCTGCGTCATCTGCTACGGATCAGACGGGGAGCTTAGAACATGGCCTAAGGACAGAGAGAAGGTCAAAGACATGGCTCTAAGGTACAGCCAGTTAAGCGAGGTGAAGCGACGCATAAAACAATGGGATCTTGACAAGTTTCTCGAGGAGGTCAACAAGGATCCcaaaaagaagaacaagaagaagaaagtgaaacTTGAATCCAGTTACAAGTATTCAGATTGGGATCCCATGTTTGATAATTGCTCTGTTGAGCAACTCACGGAGCTGATTCAATCCTTGGAACGCAAGCAAACCATAATGCAAGATAGGCTTCGAGCTGTTGTTGAATCTCAGAGACAGAGGAGTATGCGTTACTTGAACATGTCTAATCAAGAACCGACGCAGATGAATCATCTTCAACAGCAACTCCCTAACCAAGCTCAATCTCTGGCTCCCCTTCCAAATTCACTGACGGTGTACCAGTATCCAAACATGGATGATATGTACTCGAGTTTTCTTGGGGGACAAGAAACTGGAAGGAATGAGTTTCTAAGCACGAACATGATACCCTACAACAGCTTCAACAGCAACTGTGTTAATATGTTTCAAAACCAGTTTAACCAGAACTGTTCCAAGGTCGAAGATTACTCTGGCTTTCCTCAAGGAACTGGGATCAACAACATGAACGTGGAAGATTATTCCGGGGCACTTTGGGCGCAAGGAACTAACGGGTTGCAGAACATGGACATGTACGGCTACAACAACAACAGTAACACCAATGGTTTCTCACATCAGCTTGTTCAGTTTCCGGCGCAAAGAGCAGCACCGGCCTGTCAATATGTGGATGGGTCAACACAGAATATCAGACCTCAGTTCCAGTATTCTTCATTTGTTGGTTGA
- the LOC106390289 gene encoding zinc finger CCCH domain-containing protein 38 → MSGSGRKHVSKWDSKEEDTHHHPSVDVTSGSHYRDKDPQPVLFNADSNANASRRSVNDQHSGQARTRSRASQNNDNSYYFEQDETRQQLSHRSDSRSYSRSRSRSRSPVYRPRRDHAGSYDRHKKTRTRDEFSKRGGDQSSSDYGWEDKASRKPRETRYHHSNDFREEEATMMKAARSSDYHDTDFPEEEHSRRGHLHGLSDPRLRRHRGELTGEKETQLRGGDGEGRFRRSSEIPCKFFAAGNCRNGHHCRFSHHRGADRKQPQENKNSFYRQDNNYHSGHNRWNGDERLDNGKLSKGTCETKGSGWIGDMEMSPDWNFGAHNLEKHMKEAEPGGVGVIGQSSKSRVDDQRSSGMYSYGDNKPMLEKPIVADSHQNYNNVVNTAPVQAYNQNYHDVLPYQNSPTPGGTQQQVIAPAPAPAAATDFSLNLSKPVSGKAYQDNHHSVEEKAIPVQSGVTREQIDQISNISATIAQLLANGRPLPQLTQALQMPSSLAVQPNHATQSNTPLGMSADTDEAPLVTASQVSNVDEIQVLPVNPKASSKEEECKKAGEEADNIVDEDADDGSDEEEEDKKEMKDTKGMRTFKFALVEIVKELLKPAWKEGKMKKDGYKNIVKKVVEKVTGSMPSGNVPQTQEKIDHYLSASKPKLTKLVQAYISKAKKT, encoded by the exons ATGAGTGGTTCTGGAAGGAAACATGTTTCCAAATGGGACTCCAAGGAGGAAGACACACATCATCATCCTAGCGTAGATGTAACATCAGGTTCTCATTACCGTGACAAGGATCCACAGCCTGTCCTCTTCAACGCAGACAGTAATGCTAATGCAAGTAGGAGGTCTGTGAATGATCAACACTCCGGTCAAGCTAGGACTAGAAGCAGAGCTTCACAGAATAACGATAACagttattattttgaacaaGATGAAACTAGGCAGCAACTTTCACATAG gAGTGATAGTAGAAGTTATAGCAGAAGTAGAAGCCGTAGCAGAAGCCCTGTCTATAGACCAAGACGAGATCACGCAGGATCTTATGACAGACACAAGAAGACCAGAACACGAGATGAATTCAGCAAGAGAGGCGGTGATCAAAGCAGCAGCGATTACGGTTGGGAAGATAAAGCTAGTAGAAAGCCAAGGGAGACGAGATATCACCACTCCAATGATTTCAGAGAAGAGGAGGCTACGATGATGAAAGCTGCAAGGTCATCAGACTATCATGATACTGATTTTCCTGAGGAGGAACATTCAAGAAGGGGGCATTTACATGGTTTATCAGATCCGAGGTTGAGAAGACACAGAGGCGAGCTGACAGGAGAGAAAGAAACGCAACTAAGAGGTGGTGATGGTGAGGGACGGTTCCGCAGGAGCTCGGAGATCCCCTGCAAGTTTTTCGCAGCAGGGAACTGTCGTAATGGCCATCATTGCAGGTTCTCTCATCATCGTGGTGCTGATAGAAAGCAGCCTCAAGAGAACAAGAACAGCTTCTATAGACAGGACAACAACTATCACAGTGGTCATAATAGATGGAACGGTGATGAAAGATTGGATAATGGAAAGCTCAGTAAAGGGACTTGTGAAACTAAGGGTAGTGGCTGGATTGGTGATATGGAGATGTCTCCTGATTGGAACTTTGGTGCTCATAACTTGGAAAAACACATGAAGGAAGCAGAACCTGGTGGTGTTGGCGTTATTGGTCAGAGTTCGAAGTCTCGAGTTGATGATCAGAGGAGCAGTGGTATGTATTCATATGGTGACAACAAACCCATGCTTGAGAAACCTATAGTAGCTGATTCTCATCAGAACTACAACAATGTGGTGAACACTGCTCCGGTTCAAGCATATAATCAGAATTATCATGATGTCTTGCCGTACCAAAACTCGCCAACCCCTGGAGGAACTCAACAACAAGTGATAGCTCCTGCTCCTGCTCCTGCTGCTGCTACAGATTTCTCCTTGAACTTGAGTAAACCAGTGAGCGGAAAAGCTTATCAAGATAATCATCATTCAGTGGAGGAGAAAGCTATTCCGGTCCAGAGTGGTGTCACCAGGGAACAAATAGATCAGATTAGCAACATCTCAGCTACTATAGCGCAGCTTCTTGCAAATGGACGGCCCCTTCCACAGCTTACACAAGCATTGCAGATGCCATCTTCCTTGgctgttcaaccaaatcatgcTACCCAGAGTAACACCCCACTTGGGATGAGTGCTGACACTGACGAAGCCCCACTGGTTACTGCATCACAAGTTAGCAATGTCGATGAGATTCAGGTTCTACCGGTAAACCCCAAGGCTTCTAGTAAAGAAGAAGAGTGTAAGAAAGCTGGAGAAGAAGCTGATAACATTGTAGATGAAGATGCTGATGATGGGagcgatgaagaagaagaagacaagaaagAGATGAAAGACACGAAAGGAATGAGGACGTTCAAGTTTGCGCTTGTTGAGATTGTGAAGGAGCTTCTGAAACCAGCTTGGAAAGAAGGTAAGATGAAGAAAGATGGTTACAAGAACATAGTGAAGAAAGTAGTTGAGAAAGTGACTGGCTCAATGCCAAGTGGAAACGTTCCTCAAACACAGGAGAAGATTGACCATTATCTATCCGCTTCCAAACCGAAGCTTACAAAGCTCGTTCAG GCATATATCAGTAAAGCCAAGAAGACGTAA